The following proteins are encoded in a genomic region of Cryptomeria japonica chromosome 11, Sugi_1.0, whole genome shotgun sequence:
- the LOC131077667 gene encoding G-type lectin S-receptor-like serine/threonine-protein kinase At2g19130 — MCSFPSQSNTNVSIRVAASALLKFHRQSSSEGKTTRIVGAMLGTIGALAVVLGIFSIVMWRKHRLRSTERYGDSSNSFLRMFSYKELKIATRNFSSKLGSGGFGSVFRGTLTDGTLVAVKKMEGSSQDDKQFRAEISSLGNVQHVNLVRLRGFCAEGSRRLLIYDFMANGSLDSLLFTSDSKTERKVLDWKTRFEIVLGTARGLLYLHEECRDCIIHSDVKPGNILLDSNLSPKIADFGLAKLVGRGFSHVLTTTRGTRGYLAPEWISGLPITPKVDVYSFGMTLFEIISGRRNLELNVQDSSKYYFPVWAATQINHGKTINIVEEGVAEEADIEEVRRASIVGLLCIEEDEYMRPNMGQVVRMLEGKLEPRTLQIQKSLPEEEQAEQSQTSTDSCGNGIS; from the coding sequence ATGTGCAGTTTTCCATCACAAAGCAATACAAATGTGTCCATTAGAGTAGCTGCTTCTGCACTTCTTAAGTTTCATAGGCAATCTTCCTCAGAAGGGAAAACCACACGTATTGTGGGCGCAATGCTTGGTACCATTGGTGCTCTTGCCGTTGTTTTGGGTATATTTTCGATTGTAATGTGGCGGAAGCATCGGCTACGATCGACTGAGAGGTATGGAGATTCCTCTAATTCTTTTCTTAGAATGTTTAGCTACAAGGAGTTGAAAATTGCAACTAGGAATTTCAGCTCTAAGTTGGGGAGCGGAGGATTTGGCTCAGTGTTCAGAGGAACTCTAACGGACGGTACGCTTGTGGCTGTAAAGAAAATGGAGGGTTCATCACAAGATGATAAGCAATTCCGAGCGGAAATCAGTTCCCTTGGAAACGTTCAACATGTAAATCTGGTCAGGCTTCGAGGGTTTTGTGCAGAAGGATCCAGACGCTTACTGATTTATGATTTCATGGCGAACGGCTCTCTGGATTCTTTACTGTTCACAAGTGACTCAAAAACTGAACGGAAGGTACTTGACTGGAAGACTCGATTTGAGATAGTATTAGGCACTGCAAGAGGGTTACTTTATCTCCATGAAGAATGTAGAGATTGCATCATTCACAGCGATGTTAAACCAGGAAACATTCTGCTGGACAGTAATTTGTCACCCAAGATAGCAGATTTTGGTTTGGCAAAGCTGGTGGGTAGAGGTTTTAGCCACGTGCTGACCACTACAAGAGGAACGAGAGGTTACTTGGCTCCAGAGTGGATCTCCGGTCTTCCCATCACTCCCAAAGTTGACGTCTACAGTTTTGGTATGACGCTCTTCGAAATCATCTCGGGGCGAAGAAATCTGGAGTTAAATGTACAAGATTCAAGTAAGTATTACTTTCCTGTGTGGGCTGCAACTCAGATTAACCATGGAAAGACGATTAATATTGTGGAGGAGGGTGTTGCAGAGGAGGCAGATATTGAAGAGGTGAGAAGAGCAAGTATTGTAGGTTTGTTATGCATAGAAGAGGATGAGTATATGAGACCAAACATGGGGCAAGTGGTGCGGATGCTGGAAGGGAAGTTGGAGCCTCGAACTCTGCAGATTCAGAAGTCTCTACCCGAGGAAGAGCAAGcagaacaaagccagactagtacgGATAGCTGTGGCAATGGCATTAGTTAA